In one Pirellulales bacterium genomic region, the following are encoded:
- a CDS encoding oxidoreductase: MNASTAEPFRCFIVRQQSDGLFGSAIESRGLGDLPDGDVLIRVVFSSLNYKDALSASGHPGVSRNFPHVPGIDAAGTVVESRSEKFEPGQPVIVTGFAFGASRWGGYAEYARVPAEWVVPLPAGLSLKESMIYGTAGFTAGMSLEVIAHHKITPSAGPVLVTGASGGVGSIAVALLAKAGFEVYAVTGKASAHEFLRRLGAAGFLSRDEADDRTDNPLLKARWAAVVDTVGGNILNTVLRSTRPFGCVTACGLTAGVDVPMTVYPFILRGITLAGIESGFYPLPRREALWQKLAGPWKLPDLESLATTVPLDGLQERMQAILAGQITGRIVVQP, encoded by the coding sequence ATGAACGCCTCCACAGCCGAACCATTCCGTTGTTTTATCGTCCGGCAGCAGTCGGATGGATTATTCGGTTCGGCAATTGAGAGTCGCGGGCTCGGCGACCTCCCGGATGGCGATGTGTTGATCCGGGTCGTGTTTTCATCGTTGAACTACAAAGACGCCCTTTCGGCCAGCGGACACCCCGGCGTGAGCAGAAATTTTCCGCATGTGCCGGGAATCGATGCCGCCGGCACGGTGGTCGAAAGCCGCTCTGAAAAATTCGAGCCCGGCCAGCCTGTGATCGTCACCGGTTTTGCCTTCGGCGCAAGCCGCTGGGGCGGATATGCCGAATATGCGCGGGTGCCGGCCGAATGGGTCGTGCCGCTGCCCGCCGGGCTTTCGCTCAAGGAGAGTATGATTTACGGCACGGCCGGCTTCACGGCCGGCATGTCGCTGGAGGTGATTGCGCACCACAAGATCACGCCCTCGGCCGGGCCGGTGCTCGTGACTGGAGCTAGCGGCGGCGTCGGTTCGATCGCGGTCGCGCTGCTGGCGAAAGCCGGATTCGAAGTGTACGCCGTTACGGGCAAGGCGTCGGCTCACGAATTTCTGCGCCGCCTGGGAGCCGCCGGATTTCTTTCGCGCGATGAAGCCGACGATCGGACCGACAATCCGCTGCTCAAGGCCCGCTGGGCCGCCGTCGTGGACACCGTCGGCGGCAATATCTTGAACACGGTCCTGCGCTCGACACGCCCATTCGGCTGCGTCACCGCCTGCGGGCTGACCGCCGGCGTCGACGTGCCGATGACCGTCTATCCGTTCATCCTGCGCGGCATCACGCTCGCCGGGATCGAGTCGGGCTTTTATCCTCTACCGCGGCGGGAAGCGCTCTGGCAAAAACTGGCCGGACCGTGGAAACTGCCCGACTTGGAATCGCTGGCCACGACGGTGCCGCTCGACGGCTTGCAAGAGCGAATGCAGGCGATTCTCGCCGGACAAATCACCGGCCGGATAGTCGTGCAGCCATAA
- a CDS encoding metallophosphoesterase → MLLAVGDIHGCFAALETLAAAVPFSDDDLLVTVGDYIDRGPDSRSVVDWLIDRWRGERLIPLRGNHELVLERARGSKELETSWLTFGGDATLASYAARGTTGRMDDIPAEHWDFFEHACRDYYEIDTHFFVHANADPQLPLDKQSEQMLFWEKFNNPPPHVSGKIMVCGHTAQKSGMPNNIGHAVCIDTWVYGDGWLTCLEPATGRFWQANQRRQWRPGRLGEGAGEAQRRPG, encoded by the coding sequence ATGCTGCTTGCTGTTGGCGATATTCACGGATGCTTTGCGGCATTGGAGACATTGGCTGCCGCGGTGCCGTTTAGCGATGACGATCTGTTGGTGACGGTGGGCGACTATATCGACCGCGGGCCCGATTCGCGCTCCGTCGTCGATTGGCTGATCGACCGCTGGCGGGGCGAACGGCTGATTCCGCTGCGCGGGAACCATGAATTGGTTCTCGAACGCGCTCGGGGATCGAAAGAATTGGAAACGTCGTGGCTGACATTCGGCGGCGATGCGACTTTGGCTTCGTATGCCGCACGAGGAACCACCGGACGCATGGACGACATTCCGGCCGAGCACTGGGATTTTTTTGAGCACGCCTGCCGCGATTACTACGAAATCGACACGCATTTCTTCGTCCATGCCAACGCCGATCCGCAATTGCCGCTCGACAAGCAATCGGAGCAGATGCTGTTCTGGGAAAAGTTCAATAACCCGCCGCCGCACGTCTCGGGCAAGATCATGGTGTGCGGCCATACGGCGCAAAAAAGCGGGATGCCGAACAACATCGGCCATGCCGTGTGCATCGACACCTGGGTCTACGGCGACGGCTGGCTCACGTGCCTCGAACCGGCCACTGGGCGGTTCTGGCAAGCGAATCAACGGCGCCAATGGCGGCCGGGACGGCTTGGGGAGGGGGCCGGGGAAGCCCAGCGAAGGCCCGGCTAG
- a CDS encoding DegT/DnrJ/EryC1/StrS family aminotransferase yields MRKRVDIGWSDLGAALAHCLLPDRRAAQAAELERLWSAHGDAVACLSVRSGFDLWLSAMDFPAGSEVLVSAITIPDMLRIIEDHGLVPVPVDIDPDNLAIDPASLEQGLSPKTRAILVAHLFGTRQSLEGIAAFARQHRLLLVEDCAQAFVGTSFTGDTEADVSMFSFGPIKTATALGGGLLRVPDHNVRDAMRRIIAEQPLHSRWTYARRVLKYAGIKFLTGRLAYAAVFHSWQALGRDPDQLVNGAVRGFAGPGFFERIRRQPAAALLALMRRRIRRFTTEQITRRGANGQFLLDQLQSALVSPGWASAEHSFWVFPVLTDESARLIAALRQAGFDGSSAHSMCVVQPRADRPQQRAVMAERILPRIVYLPYCLALPASEMERMAAVVRGVSAPTEDRAPAPAVAAPQLSSSGQ; encoded by the coding sequence GTGCGCAAACGTGTTGATATCGGCTGGTCGGATCTGGGCGCTGCGCTCGCGCATTGCCTGCTGCCAGACCGCCGCGCTGCGCAAGCTGCCGAGCTCGAACGGCTATGGTCCGCCCATGGCGACGCCGTGGCCTGCTTGTCGGTCCGCAGCGGGTTCGATCTCTGGCTTTCGGCAATGGATTTCCCGGCCGGGAGCGAAGTGCTCGTCTCGGCAATCACGATCCCCGACATGCTGAGGATCATCGAGGATCACGGTCTCGTGCCGGTGCCCGTGGATATCGACCCCGATAATTTGGCGATCGATCCGGCGAGCCTCGAGCAGGGACTTTCGCCGAAGACCCGGGCGATTTTAGTGGCGCATCTGTTTGGCACGCGTCAGTCATTGGAGGGCATTGCCGCCTTCGCTCGGCAGCACCGGTTGCTGTTGGTCGAAGATTGTGCGCAGGCGTTCGTGGGCACAAGTTTCACCGGCGATACCGAAGCGGATGTGTCGATGTTTAGTTTCGGCCCGATCAAGACAGCCACGGCGCTCGGCGGCGGATTGTTGCGCGTGCCGGACCACAACGTGCGCGATGCGATGCGGCGGATCATCGCCGAGCAGCCGTTGCACAGCCGCTGGACCTATGCACGGCGCGTGTTGAAATACGCGGGCATCAAGTTTCTTACGGGTCGATTGGCCTACGCGGCGGTGTTTCATAGTTGGCAGGCGCTCGGCCGCGATCCCGATCAGCTTGTCAACGGCGCCGTACGCGGTTTTGCCGGTCCGGGCTTTTTCGAGCGTATCCGCCGTCAGCCGGCCGCAGCGCTTTTGGCGTTGATGCGGCGGCGAATCCGTCGATTCACAACGGAGCAGATCACGCGTCGCGGGGCGAACGGACAGTTTCTGCTCGATCAATTGCAATCCGCATTGGTAAGCCCGGGCTGGGCGTCGGCCGAGCATTCATTCTGGGTATTTCCTGTTCTGACCGACGAATCGGCGCGGCTGATCGCGGCGCTACGGCAAGCGGGATTCGACGGTTCGTCGGCCCATAGTATGTGCGTCGTGCAGCCGCGGGCCGATCGACCACAGCAGCGAGCCGTCATGGCCGAGAGGATTCTGCCTCGAATCGTCTATCTCCCGTATTGCTTGGCATTGCCGGCGTCGGAAATGGAGCGCATGGCGGCGGTCGTGCGCGGCGTTAGCGCGCCGACGGAAGATCGCGCGCCGGCGCCGGCGGTCGCCGCTCCGCAACTCAGCTCGAGCGGGCAGTAA
- the floA gene encoding flotillin-like protein FloA (flotillin-like protein involved in membrane lipid rafts), producing the protein MAPSLPILLAQQINAPPWMLIVGFIAVVLVFVVFLVVMNYGKLWFQAYMSNARVTIWNLIGMSLRKVDARVIVQAKIMALQAGISTDPGNQISSRRLEAHYLAGGDLPKVIRAIIAAHRADIDLDFDRAAAIDLAGRDVLDAVQTSVNPKVIDCPDPATSRKTTLSAIAKNGVELKVRARVTVRTNLQQLIGGATEETIIARVGEGIITSIGSADSHLQVMENPDSISKAVLKRGLDAHTAFEIVSIDIADIEVGENIGARLQADQAEADTRVARAKAEERRAIAIAREQEMKALTAENRSSVFAAEAGVPLAMAQAFREGHFYQHGGTLPGSNGAT; encoded by the coding sequence ATGGCCCCCTCGCTGCCGATTCTGTTGGCCCAGCAGATCAATGCCCCTCCCTGGATGCTGATCGTCGGCTTTATCGCCGTCGTGTTGGTGTTCGTCGTGTTTCTCGTGGTGATGAACTACGGCAAGCTGTGGTTCCAGGCCTATATGTCGAACGCGCGGGTGACGATCTGGAATCTGATCGGCATGAGCCTGCGCAAGGTCGACGCGCGCGTCATCGTGCAAGCCAAGATCATGGCCTTGCAGGCCGGCATCTCCACCGATCCGGGCAACCAGATCAGCAGCCGCCGGCTCGAAGCCCATTATTTGGCCGGCGGCGATTTGCCGAAAGTAATTCGGGCCATCATCGCCGCGCATCGGGCCGATATCGATTTGGATTTCGATCGTGCCGCGGCCATCGATCTGGCCGGCCGCGATGTGCTCGACGCCGTGCAAACGAGCGTCAACCCGAAAGTGATCGATTGCCCCGACCCGGCCACGAGCCGCAAGACCACGCTCAGCGCGATCGCGAAAAACGGCGTCGAACTGAAAGTGCGGGCCCGTGTCACGGTGCGCACCAATCTACAACAACTGATCGGCGGGGCGACCGAAGAAACGATTATCGCCCGGGTCGGCGAAGGAATCATCACTTCGATCGGCTCGGCCGACAGCCATTTGCAAGTGATGGAGAATCCCGACTCGATTTCCAAAGCGGTGTTGAAGCGGGGCCTCGATGCCCACACGGCATTCGAAATCGTGTCGATCGACATCGCCGACATCGAAGTCGGCGAGAATATCGGTGCCCGGCTGCAAGCCGATCAGGCCGAGGCCGACACGCGCGTGGCCCGGGCCAAGGCCGAAGAGCGGCGGGCGATCGCCATTGCCCGCGAGCAGGAGATGAAAGCTCTGACGGCAGAAAATCGCTCGAGCGTGTTCGCCGCCGAAGCGGGCGTCCCGCTGGCGATGGCCCAAGCTTTCCGCGAAGGCCATTTCTATCAACACGGCGGCACATTGCCCGGCAGCAACGGCGCGACGTAA
- a CDS encoding organic hydroperoxide resistance protein, whose product MTQLETKPAATQSEKVMFTAKVHTTGGRDGAARSSDGRLDIKLSTPGGPGNGTNPEQLFAAGWSACFISALAHVAAQRKVPLPADRAIDAEIDLVTTGSEFFLRARLNVSLPGLDRAVAQSLLDAADKTCPYSKATRGNIEVAINLA is encoded by the coding sequence ATGACCCAACTCGAAACGAAACCTGCCGCGACGCAATCCGAGAAGGTGATGTTCACCGCAAAAGTGCACACGACCGGTGGACGAGACGGCGCGGCGCGCAGTTCCGACGGCCGCCTGGACATCAAGCTTTCCACGCCGGGCGGACCAGGCAACGGCACCAATCCGGAGCAATTATTCGCCGCCGGATGGTCGGCCTGTTTCATCAGTGCGTTGGCACATGTGGCCGCTCAAAGGAAAGTGCCTTTGCCAGCCGACCGGGCCATCGATGCCGAAATCGACCTGGTCACAACCGGCAGTGAATTCTTCCTCCGAGCTCGACTCAATGTTAGCTTGCCCGGTTTGGATCGCGCGGTCGCGCAGTCGCTGCTCGACGCCGCGGACAAGACATGTCCATATTCGAAAGCCACGCGAGGGAATATCGAAGTCGCGATCAACTTGGCCTGA
- the bshB1 gene encoding bacillithiol biosynthesis deacetylase BshB1 has protein sequence MLDVLVVAPHPDDAELGAAGAIMQFKAEGLRVGILDLTDGEPTPHGSPEIRARETAAASAVMGLDWRENLGLPNRKLEATLEARHRLAEVFRRERPRWLFAPYWVDAHPDHVAATELVEAARFWSKLTKSDLRGEPHHPERIFYYYCVHLRLLATPAVVLDISPHWDRKLQAIACYQSQFVAGRPQTSPTFLDRMRDQAAYWGWSIGRSYGEPFAGREPLGVRGMREFV, from the coding sequence ATGCTCGACGTGCTTGTCGTGGCTCCGCACCCCGACGATGCGGAACTCGGCGCCGCTGGGGCGATCATGCAATTCAAGGCCGAGGGCCTTCGGGTCGGGATCCTCGACCTGACGGACGGCGAGCCCACGCCGCATGGATCGCCGGAAATCCGTGCCCGGGAAACCGCCGCCGCGAGCGCGGTGATGGGCCTCGATTGGCGCGAAAATCTTGGTTTGCCGAACCGGAAGCTCGAGGCGACGCTCGAAGCGCGGCATCGGCTGGCGGAGGTGTTTCGCCGAGAGCGACCGCGATGGCTCTTCGCCCCGTATTGGGTCGACGCGCATCCCGACCACGTGGCCGCCACCGAGCTGGTCGAGGCGGCCCGATTCTGGTCGAAGCTCACCAAAAGCGATTTGCGCGGTGAGCCGCACCATCCGGAGCGAATTTTTTACTACTATTGCGTTCACTTGCGGCTCCTGGCCACCCCGGCGGTCGTGCTGGATATTTCGCCACACTGGGACCGCAAGCTGCAAGCCATCGCATGCTACCAGAGCCAATTCGTCGCCGGCCGGCCGCAAACGTCGCCGACATTCTTGGACCGTATGCGCGATCAAGCGGCCTATTGGGGTTGGTCGATCGGCCGCAGCTACGGCGAGCCGTTCGCCGGCCGCGAGCCGCTAGGCGTGCGCGGGATGCGCGAATTCGTTTGA
- a CDS encoding Gfo/Idh/MocA family oxidoreductase, which produces MENSSADRVAASAGGASRRDFLKTSSVLAAGGALAGSLNIARSAHAGSDETIKIALIGCGGRGTEACSQALSTTAGPIKLVAMADAFEDRLEGSHKHLSSVHKDRVDVPKDRRFVGFDAYQKAIDSGIDMLVIATPPGFRPIHFEAAVKANKNVFMEKPVSTDAHGIRRVLAAAQEAKKKGLKVAVGLQRHHDAKYIETVKRLQDGAIGDITAMRIYWNNDGVWVKKREPQQTEMEYQMRNWYYFVWLCGDHIVEQHIHNLDVAHWVKGALPVKATGMGGRQVRTGKEYGEIFDHHYVEFEYADGSRVFSQCRHQPGCWSIVDEFAHGTKGTSHVGGGSIDIAGGEKWHYGKKVKNAYQVEHDDLQAAIRENRDYNEAENGANSTMMAIMGRMCTYSGVPLTWEQAINSEISVMPKEFTFQSTPPTLPDADGFYPIAVPGKTRVV; this is translated from the coding sequence ATGGAAAACAGTTCCGCAGATCGCGTGGCCGCATCGGCCGGCGGCGCGTCGCGCCGCGATTTCTTGAAAACTTCGTCGGTATTGGCCGCCGGTGGCGCCCTGGCCGGCTCGCTCAACATCGCCCGATCGGCTCATGCCGGCAGCGATGAGACGATCAAAATCGCGCTGATTGGCTGCGGCGGCCGCGGCACCGAAGCCTGCTCGCAAGCCCTCAGCACCACGGCCGGTCCGATCAAGCTCGTGGCCATGGCCGACGCGTTCGAAGATCGTCTCGAAGGAAGCCACAAGCATTTGTCGAGCGTTCACAAGGATCGCGTCGACGTGCCGAAGGACCGCCGCTTTGTTGGATTCGATGCGTATCAAAAGGCGATCGACTCGGGCATCGACATGCTCGTGATCGCCACGCCCCCCGGCTTCCGCCCGATCCATTTCGAAGCGGCCGTGAAGGCGAATAAGAATGTGTTCATGGAAAAGCCGGTTTCGACCGATGCCCACGGAATTCGCCGTGTCTTGGCGGCTGCTCAAGAAGCGAAGAAAAAGGGCCTCAAGGTCGCCGTCGGGCTGCAGCGGCACCACGATGCCAAATACATCGAAACCGTCAAACGGCTCCAGGACGGCGCCATCGGCGACATCACCGCCATGCGCATCTACTGGAACAACGACGGTGTTTGGGTGAAGAAGCGCGAGCCGCAGCAAACGGAAATGGAATACCAGATGCGCAACTGGTACTACTTCGTGTGGCTGTGCGGCGATCACATCGTCGAGCAACACATCCATAATTTGGACGTCGCCCATTGGGTCAAGGGCGCGCTGCCGGTGAAGGCAACCGGCATGGGCGGCCGACAGGTGCGCACCGGAAAGGAATACGGCGAGATCTTCGACCATCACTACGTCGAATTCGAATATGCCGACGGCTCGCGCGTGTTCAGCCAATGCCGGCATCAGCCGGGCTGCTGGTCGATCGTCGACGAATTTGCGCACGGCACGAAGGGAACTTCCCACGTCGGCGGCGGCTCGATCGACATTGCCGGCGGCGAAAAATGGCACTACGGCAAGAAGGTCAAGAATGCCTATCAAGTCGAGCACGACGACCTGCAGGCCGCGATCCGCGAGAATCGCGACTACAATGAAGCCGAGAACGGCGCGAACAGCACGATGATGGCCATCATGGGCCGGATGTGCACGTATTCGGGCGTGCCGCTGACCTGGGAGCAGGCGATCAATTCGGAGATCAGCGTGATGCCGAAGGAATTCACCTTCCAATCGACGCCGCCCACGCTCCCCGATGCTGACGGATTCTATCCCATTGCAGTGCCAGGCAAGACACGCGTCGTCTGA
- the trxA gene encoding thioredoxin: MANNVSELTDANFQGEVLQSEQPVLVDFWAPWCGPCRMIAPMVEELAGENRGSFKVGKINIDDNPQAAQNYGVSSIPTLMIFKGGEVVDRFVGVQPKNRLQQAIDSAKS, translated from the coding sequence ATGGCGAACAACGTATCTGAACTGACCGATGCCAATTTTCAAGGCGAGGTTCTTCAATCGGAGCAGCCGGTATTGGTCGATTTTTGGGCTCCGTGGTGCGGCCCGTGCCGGATGATCGCCCCCATGGTCGAAGAGCTTGCCGGCGAAAATCGCGGTTCGTTCAAGGTCGGAAAAATCAATATCGACGACAATCCTCAAGCCGCCCAGAACTACGGCGTCAGCAGTATTCCGACGCTGATGATCTTCAAAGGGGGCGAGGTGGTCGATCGCTTCGTGGGAGTGCAACCGAAAAACCGGCTCCAACAAGCCATCGATTCGGCAAAGAGCTGA